A genomic window from Streptomyces brevispora includes:
- a CDS encoding DUF6912 family protein, producing MRVYVPLTLSGLAAAHRAGELGPGPLTAYAVTPGLREWYVSDDIEELEYAALNRAASASLRMIAGDPGAARRRVVVAVDVPDGAAVADPDHILDASSLGEVTIASAVALTKAAAVHVDSDEADKDVSAAAAALGAADLGDGDAQFTVDGAEDHELLWFGIQEIESLIG from the coding sequence ATGCGCGTGTACGTCCCCCTGACCCTCTCCGGTCTCGCAGCGGCGCACAGGGCGGGCGAGCTGGGCCCCGGTCCGCTCACCGCGTACGCGGTGACCCCCGGACTGCGTGAGTGGTACGTCTCCGACGACATCGAGGAGCTGGAGTACGCGGCGCTCAACCGGGCCGCGTCCGCGTCGCTGCGGATGATCGCCGGGGACCCCGGTGCCGCCCGCCGTCGCGTCGTCGTCGCGGTCGATGTGCCGGACGGGGCCGCGGTCGCCGATCCGGACCACATCCTGGACGCCTCGTCGCTCGGTGAGGTCACGATCGCCTCCGCGGTGGCGCTGACCAAGGCTGCCGCGGTGCACGTCGACTCGGACGAGGCGGACAAGGACGTCAGCGCGGCCGCGGCAGCGCTGGGGGCGGCGGACCTCGGTGACGGCGACGCGCAGTTCACCGTGGACGGGGCCGAGGACCACGAACTGCTGTGGTTCGGCATCCAGGAGATCGAGAGCCTGATCGGCTGA
- a CDS encoding DJ-1/PfpI family protein, with product MAPKILIVTGDAAESLEVLYPYQRLREEGYDVRIAAPSRKTLRFVVHDFEPGFDTYTEKPGYTWPADLAFAEVDPDDYVALVVPGGRAPEYLRNDADLRKILTAFFDTDRPVAQICHGPLMTAAAGVLRNRRVTAYPALEPDMDTAGAAFQDTEVVVDGTLVSSRAWPDHSAWMREFLTVLRTKAPVT from the coding sequence ATGGCACCGAAGATCCTGATCGTCACCGGCGACGCCGCCGAGTCCCTGGAAGTCCTCTATCCGTACCAGCGGCTGCGCGAGGAGGGGTACGACGTCCGCATCGCAGCCCCCTCCCGCAAGACGCTGCGCTTCGTGGTCCACGACTTCGAGCCCGGCTTCGACACGTACACCGAGAAGCCCGGCTACACCTGGCCCGCCGACCTGGCCTTCGCCGAGGTCGACCCGGACGACTACGTGGCCCTGGTCGTGCCGGGCGGCCGCGCCCCCGAGTACCTCCGCAACGACGCCGACCTGCGCAAGATCCTCACGGCGTTCTTCGACACGGACCGCCCGGTGGCCCAGATCTGCCACGGCCCGCTGATGACGGCTGCGGCCGGTGTGCTGAGGAACCGCCGGGTCACGGCGTATCCCGCGCTGGAACCGGACATGGACACGGCCGGGGCCGCGTTCCAGGACACCGAAGTCGTGGTGGACGGCACCCTGGTCTCGTCCCGCGCCTGGCCCGACCACTCGGCCTGGATGCGTGAGTTCCTGACCGTGCTCCGCACCAAGGCCCCGGTCACCTGA
- a CDS encoding Rv3235 family protein: MTMNRTRPAGRHDARRPETVPTQRHRTPRRIRPHQWFAERLLAVLSGQRPVHWMLGHTIGDAYDQLAELAPATPLRSRGARPVIRMCRGAQPAPGVVEACASIAAGEQVRAMAFRLEQGPDLRWRCAAVELGSTPARHP, translated from the coding sequence GTGACCATGAACAGGACCCGGCCCGCCGGACGGCACGACGCACGCAGGCCCGAAACCGTCCCCACGCAACGCCACCGGACACCCCGGCGCATCCGTCCCCACCAGTGGTTCGCGGAACGCCTCCTGGCGGTCCTCAGCGGCCAGCGCCCCGTCCACTGGATGCTGGGCCACACCATCGGCGATGCCTACGACCAGCTCGCCGAACTGGCCCCAGCCACCCCGCTCCGCAGCCGCGGCGCCCGCCCCGTGATCCGCATGTGCCGCGGCGCCCAGCCGGCCCCGGGCGTGGTGGAGGCCTGCGCGAGCATCGCGGCGGGCGAACAGGTCCGCGCCATGGCCTTCCGCCTGGAACAGGGCCCCGACCTCCGCTGGCGCTGCGCCGCGGTGGAACTGGGCAGCACCCCGGCCCGCCATCCCTGA
- a CDS encoding HAD family hydrolase — MGTQGKYRTHLVWDWNGTLLDDNTAVVGATNAAFGEVGVAPISLDQYREMYCIPIPRFYERLMGRLPTEAEWDLMDVAFHRHYTEQRTGCGLTAGAAELLAQWQQAGRSQSLLSMYGHDELVPVVRGYGIEGHFLRVDGRTGRSGGSKAQHMERHFAALDGISPEHAVIIGDAVDDAVAAAHVGARAVLYTGGSHSRASLEKAGVPVVDTLAEAAALAEQLGGQSR, encoded by the coding sequence ATGGGGACGCAGGGGAAGTACCGCACACATCTGGTCTGGGACTGGAACGGCACGCTGCTCGACGACAACACCGCGGTCGTCGGCGCGACGAACGCCGCGTTCGGGGAGGTCGGCGTGGCGCCGATCAGCCTGGACCAGTACCGGGAGATGTACTGCATCCCGATACCCCGGTTCTACGAACGGCTGATGGGCCGGCTGCCCACCGAGGCCGAGTGGGATCTGATGGACGTGGCCTTCCACCGCCACTACACCGAGCAGCGCACGGGCTGCGGGCTGACGGCGGGGGCCGCGGAGCTGCTCGCGCAGTGGCAGCAGGCCGGCCGCAGCCAGTCCCTGCTGAGCATGTACGGACACGATGAGCTGGTCCCCGTGGTGCGGGGATACGGGATCGAGGGGCACTTCCTCCGCGTCGACGGCCGCACCGGGCGCTCCGGCGGCAGCAAGGCGCAGCACATGGAGCGGCATTTCGCGGCGCTGGACGGGATATCCCCGGAGCACGCGGTGATCATCGGCGATGCGGTGGACGACGCGGTGGCCGCGGCCCATGTCGGTGCGAGAGCGGTGCTCTACACGGGTGGTTCGCACAGCCGGGCCAGCCTGGAAAAAGCCGGGGTGCCCGTCGTGGACACCCTGGCCGAAGCCGCGGCGCTCGCCGAGCAGCTGGGCGGGCAGAGCAGGTAG